The segment GTAAACAGCGTCAAAACCGTCCACATCCGCTGCCGGATCCGCCTCGGCATATCCCTTCTGTTGCGCTTCCGCCAGCACCTCCGCAAAGGAAACCCCTTCACGGGACATCCGGGTCAAAATATAATTGGTGGTTCCATTGAGAATCCCCGAGATCCGGTGCACACGATTGGCCTTCAAAAAGTGGCCCATCGTGCCCAACACGGGGATGCCGCCACCCACGCTGGCTTCATACAAAATTTGAACCTTGCGGTCGCGGGCCAGGCGCTCCAATTGCACCCCATGTTTGGCCATCAATTCTTTGTTGGCGGTCACCACATGGCACCCCGCTTCCAGTGCCCGTTCCACATACATCCTGGCCGGCTCCGTTCCGCCGATCGCCTCCACGATCACCTCCACCCCCGCTTCCAAAACCCGGTCAAAATCCGTGGTGATCAAAGATTGCACTCCCTTCACCGCACGCTCCTTCTCCTTTTCTTTCACCAGAATGGACCGGACCTCGAATAAAGTTTCCGTCCTTTTCAGAATCACATCCTCCTGGCTTTGCAGCGCGTTGTAAACCCCTCCACCGACTGTACCAAACCCCAACAACCCCACACCGATTCGCTTCATCACCGATTCCTCCTTTTTAAATGGAAAAACCCCCTCAGGATTGAGAGGGGGTGACCGCGACGGGGATAAACCGCCGGAATTCATCCCACTCCTTATCTCTCAACGCCTGGGCGTTGCAGGATTTGGCACCTTGCCTGCGAACATGCGCAGGCGGGTTGCCGGGTTTCATCGGGCCAGTCCCTCCACCACTCTGGATAACGAGTAGAATCCGTTCTTCAATTGTAATTAGCATCTATTATGTAACAGGGGTCATCATGGTGTCAAACCTTTTTCCCAGGAATCCGAAAATATTCGCTATTCTCCGGCTGCGACGATCCGGTTGCGGAGGACACCCAGATGTTCAATCTCCAACTCCACCTCATCACCGGGCTCCAACCAGGGTTGGATCTCTGTTCCCAACTCCAGAATGCACCCCGTCCCCACCGTCCCGGAACCGATCAGATCCCCCGGCCACAGTGTGCAGTTCTGGGAGGCCCGCTCCACCATCCGGGCCACGGTGTGGGTCAAATCCCGGACATTCCCCCGGGACAGCTCGCGTCCGTTGACCCTGGCGACCATCGTCAGATCGAAATGATCCCCTTGCCTCCGGTCCTCCAATTCATCCATTGTAACCAACCAGGGACCGATCGACGTGGCAAAATCTTTCCCTTTTGCCGGTCCCAGTCCCACTTTCATCTCCTGTCGTTGCAAATCCCGGGCACTCCAATCATTGAGGATGCAGAACCCGGCGATGTGTTCCAAAGCCTTTTCCGCAGGGATATCCCGACCTTTTGCACCGATGACGAAAGCCACTTCCAGTTCATAATCCAGCTCCCGGGTGTTCCGGGGTTTTTCCACCGGCGCACCGGGCCCGATGAGGGTATGGGGATTGGAGAAATAAAAAACCGGGATTTCATACCACTCCCGTACCATCTCCAACCCTCTGCTAGCACGGGCTGTTTTCACATGTTGTTCAAAGGCGTAGAAATCCCGGAAACTGCGCGGGGTCGGCAAGGGCGGCAGCAGGTTCACCTCCGTCTCCCGCAAAGCCACCGGCTCCCCCTCCACTTGCAGAGTGGACGGATCTTCCCCTTCCATCTCCCCGGCCAACCGGATGAGGGTCTGCATCCCTTCCCTGCCTGTCTCCAAAAAAGGCAGCAATTCCGTGGGCAATACCCGGGTGACAGGCAACCCTCTGTGAAGAGTTGCCCATTCCTGAGCAAATCCGATATCGATGATCCAACCGTCACTCACCCAACCGATCCGTGCCTGGGGCGATCCATGAATCGTCAGCTCCCTCGCCTTCACCTCGTAAGTGACCAGCTTCATTCCATCCCCCCCTTTTGTTATCAGCATATTCATACAAGGAGAGGCCAGCAAGTCTTTTTTTGTATCACCGGGAGGGGCTCAAATTCAAATGATATCCCTGAAAACGGCCCCCTGAAGGGAGCCGTCGGCATTCACTTTCGACGGGTAAGTTCTTCCTGGGCCATCTGGATCAGTTCTTTCACCATTTGCCCGCCCACCCGTCCGCCCATCTTGCCCGCCTCGGAGGTTTTCATATCCCCGTTGTATCCCTGGGGACGATAGGAAACCCCGGCTTGTCGGGCCATTTCCATTTTGGCTTCCACCGGGCCCCGGACCTGCTTCCCTGTCTGCTGTTTCAACACCCAGGCCTTCAAACGATCCATCTCTTCCCGTGCCTCCGGCACCAACAATTGGTTGTTACGTCGTCTCCGTGAAATGGACCCCACCTCCTTTCCCTTACTTAGTTTCCCCAAAAGAAAAAAGCTGTCCCCCAGGACAGCTGTCATCATTTATTTGGTAAAAATGTGTTTTCCGATTTTGAGGAGTTGCGGACGGCTCCAGATCCATTTGGAGGTGGCGGTATCCGGATTGAAATAAAACAGGGCATTACTGGAAGGATCCCAACCTTTGGCGGCGTCTTCCACCGCTTTTTTAGCATCACTGTCAGGGTTCATCCAGATCTGGCCATCGTCCACCGCCGTGAACGCTCCCTTCTGCATGATGACGCCCTTGGCGGTATTCGGGAATTTATCGGACTGCATCCGGTTGATGATCACTGCAGCCACTGCCACCTGTCCCTTGTAAGGTTCTCCACGGGCTTCACTGTATACCGCCCGTGCCATCCACTTTCGGTCTTCCTGGGTGAGGGAGACTTTGTCCGCAGATGCTTTGCCAGATACTTTGCCCCCATGGGACGGTGTCAACTTTTTCAACTCACCCCAGGTTTGCGCACCAGAGATTCCATCAATCCTCAATTTGTGGTCTTTCTGGAATTGAATCACCTGGCGCTCGGTTTGGAGTCCGTATACACCGTCACGCTTGGTTTTGTACCCCAACTTGTTCAAGCGGGCCTGCAGATCCCAGACATCACCGTTTTTGCTGCCATAGTGTACCAGGGTCGGTGCCGCCGCCTCCGCCTTCTTCCCTCCGGGGAGGACGGCGCCTGTCAGGCCGACCGTGGCAACCGTGAGAAAGATCATCAGTTTCTTTTTCACAATATTCCTCCTTATAGCCTCCGAGGTTAGTTGACGGGTTCAGGATAAGGAGTTCCCGGCCGCACAGCGGCTTCACCCCAAAACAAATATAGTCCCCCGTACCTGAAGTCAGGATTCGGCTTGATTTACATACATTAGGAATTATAGAGGCAGATTGGGAAGGTCTCAACACACAATGATTGTTATGTAAAGAAAATAATGGATATATGGGACGAAAAAAAGCGCAGCGATGAATCGCTGCGCCGGGTGGCTGATCAGTTTACCGTTTGGCTTCTTCGTAGCGTTTGCCAACTTCGTCCCAGTTGACGACGTTCCAGAACGCCTTGATATAATCCGGACGCTTGTTTTGGTACTTGAGATAGTAAGCGTGTTCCCAGACATCCAGACCCAGGATCGGTTGGAGGCCTTCCATAAGCGGGCTGTCCTGGTTAGGTGTGCTGGTGATGGCCAAAGAGCCGTCCTTGCCCAAAACCAACCATGCCCAGCCGCTTCCGAAACGGCCGACGGCGGCGTTGGTAAACTCCTCCTTAAACTTCTCAAAGCTGCCAAAGGCGCTGTCGATGGCTGTTGCCAGCTCACCCGTCGGCTGACCACCGCCGTTGGGGCTGAGGATTTTCCAGAAGAGGGAGTGGTTGGCATGGCCGCCCCCGTTGTTGCGGACCGCGGTGCGAATGCTTTCCGGCACCTGGTCGATGTTCTTCATCAGGTCTTCCACCGACATCTCCTGCAGGGCGGCGGCTTGACCTTCCAGTGCCCCGTTCAATTTGTCCACATAGGTCTTGTGGTGACGTCCATGGTGGATTTCCATGGTTTCTTTGTCAAAGTGGGGCTCCAATGCGTCCGAGGCGTACGGCAGTGCCGGCAGTTCGTATTTTGCCATCGATAAACCCTCCCGCTATGTAATTTGTTCACCAAGGGGGGCACCGTTTGGAACGATGCCTCCCTTTTCATATACCCACTTATATTATGCAAAAAACACTGGAAAATATCAACCAAATCCGTTCGTTAACTCTGGTTACGTCTATCCCTCCAAGAAACTCCCAAAACGACTAAATCACACTTTCCCAGGTCGCCACTTCCTTACTTCCTGAGACTCCGAATCAGCGGAAGCACTTCCGTCACATCCTGCAGGATATAATCCGCCCCCAGCTCTTCAAACTTGGCCCGCGCCTTCTCCCCTGATGGTCCGGTCAGGGTGGCGGCAAAATGGCAACCCATTTGGCGGGCGGCCAACAGATCGGCCACGGAATCTCCAACGATCAAAACCCGTTCGCCATCGCTTATGGGGAGACGGATGGCCAAGGTGTCGGCATCGGAGAAAGTCCCTCCTCCAAAAGCTTTCAGATAAGTGAAAGGGTGGGGTTTGCCCAAAGGTCCCAGATCGGATCGGCCCTTCTCCGCCCGCCGGACATCACTCGCCGTCACAATCCGATCCGGATCAAAGGCGGGCAACCACCCCATCGCTTCCAGAGGCACCTGTGTTTCCAGTGACGGCCGGCCGGTTCCGATCCCGAGGGTCAATCCGGATTGTTTCAATTGATCCAGCATGTCACGGATTGCCGACGGTTCCACAATCGGGATCTCCTGTTTCATGAAACCGATCTTTTCAGGGTGAAGAGGTGCTTTTTTCTCCTGTTTTTCATACAGGTCCCCCCCCAGGTACCATTCCTGATAGACATCCAGACCCAATTTCCAAAGAGAACCTCCATGAGAGAAACAAGAAGGTTGAATCCCCGACCACGCCCGGGCCAATCTGTTGATTTGTCCCGGCAGATCCACCCGGTCCGGGGACATCCCCTCCAAACACTCTGTCACTTTTCCGTAACGGGGCAGAAACTCCATCCCTTCCCCGCGAAACCTTTCTCCGATCCGCACCAGGCTTTCCCTGTCCAGATCCTCTTTCAACAGGCGGGTCACAAACTCAGGCTGTCTTTCAAACAGTTGTTTCAACAATTCCTGAAGCTGAAACCCAAACAAGAGAGCCACCATATCCCAGTTGGAATTGACCCCATGAGCTTTCAGCCATTCCAGCACCTTCTCCCCGTCAAAGACATCCCGCCGCACCCCCCGGATGGTTTCTTCATCGGGGGAAGGGGTGAAATCCCCCCCGGGCAGACCCAGGGCCTGATCGCTGTACAACAGTTCCCATACC is part of the Kroppenstedtia eburnea genome and harbors:
- the sleB gene encoding spore cortex-lytic enzyme, whose protein sequence is MKKKLMIFLTVATVGLTGAVLPGGKKAEAAAPTLVHYGSKNGDVWDLQARLNKLGYKTKRDGVYGLQTERQVIQFQKDHKLRIDGISGAQTWGELKKLTPSHGGKVSGKASADKVSLTQEDRKWMARAVYSEARGEPYKGQVAVAAVIINRMQSDKFPNTAKGVIMQKGAFTAVDDGQIWMNPDSDAKKAVEDAAKGWDPSSNALFYFNPDTATSKWIWSRPQLLKIGKHIFTK
- a CDS encoding alpha/beta-type small acid-soluble spore protein: MGSISRRRRNNQLLVPEAREEMDRLKAWVLKQQTGKQVRGPVEAKMEMARQAGVSYRPQGYNGDMKTSEAGKMGGRVGGQMVKELIQMAQEELTRRK
- a CDS encoding fumarylacetoacetate hydrolase family protein, whose protein sequence is MKLVTYEVKARELTIHGSPQARIGWVSDGWIIDIGFAQEWATLHRGLPVTRVLPTELLPFLETGREGMQTLIRLAGEMEGEDPSTLQVEGEPVALRETEVNLLPPLPTPRSFRDFYAFEQHVKTARASRGLEMVREWYEIPVFYFSNPHTLIGPGAPVEKPRNTRELDYELEVAFVIGAKGRDIPAEKALEHIAGFCILNDWSARDLQRQEMKVGLGPAKGKDFATSIGPWLVTMDELEDRRQGDHFDLTMVARVNGRELSRGNVRDLTHTVARMVERASQNCTLWPGDLIGSGTVGTGCILELGTEIQPWLEPGDEVELEIEHLGVLRNRIVAAGE
- a CDS encoding HAD family hydrolase, producing the protein MYEMILFDVDGVLLSEKRCFDTTCLAVWELLYSDQALGLPGGDFTPSPDEETIRGVRRDVFDGEKVLEWLKAHGVNSNWDMVALLFGFQLQELLKQLFERQPEFVTRLLKEDLDRESLVRIGERFRGEGMEFLPRYGKVTECLEGMSPDRVDLPGQINRLARAWSGIQPSCFSHGGSLWKLGLDVYQEWYLGGDLYEKQEKKAPLHPEKIGFMKQEIPIVEPSAIRDMLDQLKQSGLTLGIGTGRPSLETQVPLEAMGWLPAFDPDRIVTASDVRRAEKGRSDLGPLGKPHPFTYLKAFGGGTFSDADTLAIRLPISDGERVLIVGDSVADLLAARQMGCHFAATLTGPSGEKARAKFEELGADYILQDVTEVLPLIRSLRK
- a CDS encoding superoxide dismutase encodes the protein MAKYELPALPYASDALEPHFDKETMEIHHGRHHKTYVDKLNGALEGQAAALQEMSVEDLMKNIDQVPESIRTAVRNNGGGHANHSLFWKILSPNGGGQPTGELATAIDSAFGSFEKFKEEFTNAAVGRFGSGWAWLVLGKDGSLAITSTPNQDSPLMEGLQPILGLDVWEHAYYLKYQNKRPDYIKAFWNVVNWDEVGKRYEEAKR